From uncultured Pseudodesulfovibrio sp.:
ATGTGCCGCCAAATGTGCCGGGCTTTCCCAAATTTCATAAAACAGAAATACATTGGCGTATTCGGATTTATGCAGATCATAACGGATGCAGCCGTCTTCTGTACGAACCACTGAAACAACTTTCGCCAATTCCGCTTCCAGCGCGGCTTCGCAGCCGTCCTTGGCCATCACGGTGGCGGATACATATGTCAAAGCCATTAAAAACTCCTTTTTTATGATGAAAATCCCACGTAAGTTTTCCATTCTCTTTCGTCAACAATGTGCAACCATAGGCTTTACAATCGATTTTCAAAAAAACATTCATTAATGTAACCTCTGCCTTCGCACCAACGATTATACTCGTGAAAGCAGGTTTTACCGCCGCTGTCTGATTTCAGGAGATAAGAGTGTTGTCTAGATGTATTCGGACAGCGGCGGCAAACCTGACAGGCTTAAACGCCAACAAAAACAGGGACGCAGTCGACCAAGTACTTGTATCCACGCAATGCCCCCTGTTAAAGATAGATAAATTTATTGCGAAAAGGGTCAGATGCCCGGAAAACAGGACGACACATTCGTCATCGACCAAGTGTTAAATGGCGACCCAAATGCCTTTGCGCTCCTGCTGGAACGCCATGAGGGACATGTCTCACGGATCGTTGCGGCTCATGTACCGGGGCAGCACGTGGCTGAAGTCGCT
This genomic window contains:
- a CDS encoding putative quinol monooxygenase, whose product is MALTYVSATVMAKDGCEAALEAELAKVVSVVRTEDGCIRYDLHKSEYANVFLFYEIWESPAHLAAHGKTPHMAAMSQATADLVAGPSEVNVWEAVDVAK